In Pseudomonadota bacterium, a single genomic region encodes these proteins:
- a CDS encoding aminotransferase class I/II-fold pyridoxal phosphate-dependent enzyme, with amino-acid sequence MKIREDFLPLSKPSIGDNEIENVVKCLKSGWITTGPASKEFEDNFCKLTGANQAITVSSATAGMHIVLLALNIGEGDEVITPPMTFASTINMIAMQKAKPVFVDIDYDTLNINADLIEEKITSKTKAIIPVHFAGVPADMDKIIKIAKHHNLIVIEDAAHAVGTYYNGIHAGGFGHIAIFSFHPLKNITSGEGGMITLSDEKLEKNLRLLRFHGIERDAWKRYGKGGNPEYDIYQPGFKYNLPDMLAALGLAQLERLDDINSKRTRIAATYINGLKDIKGIELPGIPNYSHINSNHLFVIKVQSMKRAMFMEKLSEYNIGYGFHFPACHHLNYIKEKYGTDNWMLPETERAAEQIISLPLFPDMKEDDASYVCEAIREILKRD; translated from the coding sequence AAATGTCTGAAATCAGGATGGATTACCACCGGACCCGCCAGCAAGGAATTTGAAGATAATTTTTGTAAATTGACCGGTGCTAACCAGGCAATTACTGTAAGTTCAGCAACAGCCGGAATGCACATAGTACTTCTCGCACTTAATATCGGAGAAGGAGATGAAGTAATCACGCCGCCTATGACCTTTGCGTCAACCATCAATATGATTGCGATGCAAAAAGCAAAACCCGTTTTTGTTGATATTGATTATGATACCTTAAATATCAATGCCGATCTTATAGAAGAAAAAATTACTTCTAAAACCAAAGCAATTATTCCTGTTCACTTTGCAGGTGTACCTGCCGATATGGATAAAATTATAAAAATTGCAAAACACCACAATCTTATAGTTATCGAAGATGCGGCACATGCTGTTGGCACTTATTATAATGGTATTCATGCCGGTGGCTTTGGACATATCGCGATTTTTTCTTTTCATCCCTTAAAAAATATCACAAGTGGTGAAGGAGGTATGATTACACTAAGTGATGAAAAACTGGAAAAAAATTTAAGGTTATTAAGATTTCACGGGATAGAAAGGGATGCATGGAAGCGTTATGGCAAGGGAGGAAACCCGGAATATGATATCTATCAACCTGGGTTCAAATATAATTTGCCGGATATGCTGGCAGCTTTAGGGCTTGCCCAGTTAGAAAGGTTAGATGACATTAACAGCAAAAGAACCCGGATAGCAGCAACTTATATAAACGGGCTTAAAGATATCAAAGGGATAGAATTGCCTGGCATTCCCAACTATTCGCACATCAATTCAAATCATCTTTTTGTGATAAAAGTACAATCCATGAAAAGAGCGATGTTTATGGAAAAATTATCTGAATATAATATAGGGTATGGCTTTCATTTTCCGGCTTGCCATCATTTGAATTATATAAAGGAAAAGTATGGAACTGACAATTGGATGCTTCCCGAAACTGAAAGGGCTGCGGAACAAATTATTTCACTTCCACTTTTTCCCGATATGAAAGAAGATGATGCTTCTTATGTTTGTGAGGCTATAAGAGAAATATTAAAAAGGGATTAA